A stretch of the Nicotiana tabacum cultivar K326 chromosome 6, ASM71507v2, whole genome shotgun sequence genome encodes the following:
- the LOC107810861 gene encoding uncharacterized protein LOC107810861: MEPEESQELEKSKSPNSLKKNTENGKRFTDEQVKLLESMFRLETKLEPRKKLQLARDLGLQPRQVAIWFQNKRARWKSKQLENEYIVLKAKFDHLNMQFQSLKTEKEKLLIQLEILNDQLENNLARGSRSEDLKDNEMYTSSENGGTDLELKDSPGCSNARFDHKRIKEDQDDDTAEETDKYFTPKEEAEFWNLEELGDNSLEQWCVGLGSSFNQSCGNSKLWDF, translated from the exons ATGGAACCAGAAGAATCTCAAGAACTGGAAAAATCTAAGAGTCCCAACTCCTTAAAGAAGAATACTGAAAATGGTAAAAGGTTTACTGATGAACAAGTCAAGTTGCTTGAGTCCATGTTTAGACTAGAGACAAAGCTTGAGCCAAGAAAGAAGCTGCAGTTGGCAAGAGATCTTGGGCTGCAGCCGCGCCAAGTAGCTATTTGGTTTCAGAATAAAAGGGCTAGATGGAAATCAAAGCAATTAGAGAACGAATATATAGTACTCAAAGCAAAATTTGACCATTTAAACATGCAATTCCAATCCTTGAAGACTGAAAAGGAGAAACTGCTCATTCAG TTGGAGATATTAAATGATCAGCTAGAAAACAACCTTGCTAGAGGCAGCAGAAGCGAAGATTTGAAAGACAATGAAATGTACACAAGCTCAGAAAATGGAGGAACAGACTTAGAGTTGAAAGATAGTCCAGGTTGCTCAAATGCAAGATTTGACCACAAGAGGATAAAGGAAGATCAGGATGATGATACAGCAGAAGAAACAGATAAATACTTCACTCCCAAAGAAGAAGCAGAGTTTTGGAACCTTGAGGAATTAGGAGACAATTCCTTAGAACAGTGGTGTGTTGGCTTAGGTAGCAGCTTCAATCAATCATGTGGAAATTCCAAGTTGTGGGATTTCTGA